Proteins found in one Panicum hallii strain FIL2 chromosome 4, PHallii_v3.1, whole genome shotgun sequence genomic segment:
- the LOC112889439 gene encoding beta-glucuronosyltransferase GlcAT14A-like, with protein sequence MLEAKPPSPGSGAAAHIHGHRRWAAPLLASVLLSSLLISASLFFSSSRALLLSFSPLPTAASAEPLFVEAKLRQQMRAEERPPPPAVPRIAYLISGSAGDGAALRRTLRALYHPANTYVVHLDLEAPAAERAELAAAIRADPVYARFRNVRVVTRANLVTYRGPTMVANTLHAAAILLREGGDWDWFINLSASDYPLVTQDDLLHVLSELPRQLNFIEHTSDIGWKEWQRAKPVIIDPGLYSLQKSDVFWITEKRSVPTAFKLFTGSAWMMLTHQFIEYCIWGWDNLPRTVLMYYANFLSSPEGYFHTVICNVPEFRNTTVNHDLHFISWDNPPKQHPHYLTVDDFEGMLNSNAPFARKFGREDPVLDKIDQELLGRQPDGFVPGGWTYLLNTTEKGGPFTVERVQDLRPGPGVDRLKKLVTGLLTQEGFDDKHCL encoded by the exons ATGCTAGAGGCGAAGCCGCCGTCGCCGGgctccggcgcggcggcgcacaTCCACGGGCACCGCCGGTGGGCGGCGCCGCTGCTCGCGTCGGTCCTGCTCTCCTCGCTCCTCATCTCCGCGTCgctcttcttctcctcctcccgcgcgctgCTCCTCTCCTTCTCGCCGCTCCCCACCGCGGCCTCCGCCGAGCCGCTCTTCGTCGAGGCCAAGCTCCGCCAGCAGATGCGCGCCGAggagcgcccgccgccgcccgccgtgccaaGGATCGCCTACCTCATCTCCGGCTCCGCAGgggacggcgcggcgctgcgcCGGACGCTCAGGGCGCTCTACCACCCGGCCAACACCTACGTCGTGCACCTCGACCTCGAGGCCCCCGCCGCCGAGcgcgccgagctcgccgccgccatacGGGCGGACCCCGTCTACGCCAGGTTCCGCAACGTCAGGGTCGTCACACGCGCGAACCTCGTCACCTACCGGGGCCCGACCATGGTGGCCAACACGCTGCACGCGGCGGCCATCCTGCTGCGCGAGGGAGGCGATTGGGACTGGTTCATCAACCTCTCCGCATCCGACTACCCGCTCGTCACCCAGGACG ATCTGTTGCATGTGCTCTCTGAGTTGCCCAGGCAGCTTAACTTCATCGAGCATACCAGCGACATCGGATGGAAGGA GTGGCAGAGGGCAAAACCAGTGATCATCGACCCTGGGCTATACAGCCTGCAGAAGTCTGACGTTTTCTGGATTACAGAGAAAAGAAGTGTCCCAACTGCATTCAAGCTCTTTACTG GTTCAGCATGGATGATGCTTACGCATCAGTTTATTGAATACTGCATATGGGGATGGGACAACCTACCAAGGACAGTCCTGATGTATTATGCCAACTTTCTTTCTTCACCAGAGGGTTACTTCCACACAGTTATCTGCAATGTCCCGGAGTTCCGCAACACCACAGTCAACCATGATCTACATTTCATTTCTTGGGACAACCCACCAAAGCAACATCCTCATTATCTCACAGTCGATGACTTTGAAGGTATGCTTAACAGTAATGCTCCCTTTGCAAGGAAGTTCGGAAGAGAAGATCCGGTGCTAGACAAGATTGACCAGGAACTATTGGGCCGCCAGCCTGATGGATTTGTGCCTGGTGGATGGACATATCTATTGAATACAACTGAGAAAGGAGGACCCTTCACTGTTGAACGTGTGCAAGATCTccgcccagggcctggtgtggACAGATTAAAGAAACTTGTCACAGGCTTGCTCACCCAAGAAGGTTTTGATGACAAGCATTGCTTGTGA
- the LOC112889190 gene encoding protein STRICTOSIDINE SYNTHASE-LIKE 10-like yields MGRRRTPRLLTLLAFSLAVLLLLAPSTAAGAVMPAKAIDASKSQRLELPESMVGPESVAFDGHGAGPYVSVADGRVLRWGGGGSGWATYAYSPSYAENGCAAPSELPPVARESACGRPLGLRFHRDSGDLYIADAYMGLMRVGPGGGEATVLATEAGGAPLRFTNGVDVDQVTGDVYFTDSSRTYQRSQHQMVTATGDSTGRIMRYDPRTNQVTVLQSGVTYPNGIAISADRTHLVVALTGPCKLLRYWLQGPKAGTSEVFADLPGYPDNVRPDGNGGYWVALHREKFEFPFGVNKHLVAIRIGAEGEKLQEMNGPKNVRPTELVERRDGKIYMGSVELTYVGIIST; encoded by the coding sequence ATGggacggcggcgcacgccgaggctgctgACTCTGCTCgcgttctcgctcgccgtcctgCTGCTGCTCGCCCCCTCTACCGCCGCCGGGGCAGTGATGCCAGCGAAGGCCATCGACGCGAGCAAGAGCCAGCGCCTGGAGCTGCCGGAGTCGATGGTGGGCCCGGAGAGCGTGGCCTTCGACGGGCACGGCGCCGGGCCCTACGTCAGCGTCGCGGACGGCCGCGTCCTccggtggggcggcggcggctccggcTGGGCGACGTACGCGTACAGCCCGAGCTACGCCGAGAACGgctgcgccgcgccgtccgAGCTCCCGCCGGTCGCCAGGGAGAGCGCGTGCGGGCGGCCGCTGGGCCTGCGGTTCCACCGCGACTCCGGCGACCTCTACATCGCCGACGCGTACATGGGGCTGATGCGGGTGGGGCCGGGTGGCGGGGAGGCGACGGTGCTGGCGACAGAGGCTGGCGGGGCGCCGCTGCGCTTCACCAACGGGGTGGACGTCGACCAGGTGACCGGCGACGTCTACTTCACCGACAGCAGCAGGACCTACCAGCGATCCCAGCACCAAATGGTCACCGCGACAGGGGACTCCACGGGGCGCATCATGAGATACGACCCGCGGACCAACCAGGTCACCGTGCTCCAGTCCGGCGTCACTTACCCTAACGGCATCGCCATCAGCGCCGATAGGACCCACCTCGTCGTCGCGCTCACAGGACCGTGCAAGCTGCTAAGGTACTGGCTCCAAGGGCCAAAGGCTGGCACGTCCGAGGTGTTCGCCGACTTGCCAGGGTACCCAGACAACGTGAGGCCCGACGGGAACGGAGGGTACTGGGTGGCGTTGCACCGAGAAAAGTTCGAGTTCCCCTTTGGTGTAAACAAGCACTTGGTCGCTATTAGGATTGGCGCCGAAGGTGAGAAACTGCAAGAGATGAATGGCCCTAAGAATGTCCGGCCAACCGAGTTGGTGGAAAGAAGAGATGGCAAGATATATATGGGATCCGTAGAGCTGACATATGTCGGCATTATCAGCACCTAG